The following proteins are co-located in the Syngnathus scovelli strain Florida chromosome 21, RoL_Ssco_1.2, whole genome shotgun sequence genome:
- the si:ch211-161h7.5 gene encoding uncharacterized protein si:ch211-161h7.5 isoform X3 translates to MGKHNAGRFVAILLSIVIYGVSLVVNALSVMGVGPFSTTTGNVSDVFVTEVTPSGWTFSIWSVIYVWLTFVIIYFLANLCRKNAYGYVYCSPPVFPYGFFICWCLNLCFNIAWLLVWDRAWMIAALVFLILVAGTNYGMISFACHGLHVYGAWLKEYHKVDLLLIRILVQNGVMIYTVWTTIATLINLAIVLTYTANVSPTNAATVCYCILTFMLLAWFFLQNVFLDKHMRYVLIDYPVVIWALAGNLDKNYIAESPSRSGIFIGESLDPAEEMHYGCLYLDISFCPS, encoded by the exons ATGGGGAAACACAATGCTGGGCGCTTTGTTGCCATATTGTTGTCTATCGTGATCTATGGTGTCAGTTTGGTGGTCAACGCTCTTTCTGTTATGGGAGTAG GCCCCTTCAGTACCACCACAGGCAACGTGTCTGATGTTTTTGTGACGGAGGTCACCCCGTCGGGATGGACCTTCAGTATCTGGAGCGTTATCTACGTGTGGTTGACATTCGTGATTATCTACTTCCTGGCTAACCTTTGCAGAAA GAATGCTTATGGCTATGTTTACTGCAGTCCCCCAGTCTTTCCCTACGGATTCTTTATTTGCTGGTGTCTCAATCTGTGCTTCAATATCGCCTGGCTGCTTGTTTGGGACCGAGC GTGGATGATTGCCGCGCTTGTATTCCTAATTCTGGTTGCTGGCACAAACTATGGCATGATATCTTTTGCCTGTCATGGTCTTCACGTTTATGGAGCCTGGCTCAAGGAATACCACAAAGTGGACCTGTTGCTCATTCGCATACTG GTTCAAAATGGTGTGATGATCTACACAGTATGGACAACCATTGCCACGCTCATCAACTTGGCCATTGTGCTGACCTATACAGCAAATGTGTCTCCCACAAATGCTGCCACAGTGTGCTATTGTATTTTGACTTTCATGCTACTTGCTTG GTTTTTCCTGCAGAATGTATTCCTTGACAAGCACATGCGCTACGTCCTCATTGACTACCCAGTTGTTATCTGGGCGCTGGCAGGAAATCTTGATAAAAACTACATTGCTGAATCCCCAAGCCGTAGTGGCATCTTCATTG GTGAGAGCCtggaccctgcggaggaaatgcATTATGGCTGCTTGTATCTGGACATCTCGTTCTGTCCGTCATGA
- the si:ch211-161h7.5 gene encoding uncharacterized protein si:ch211-161h7.5 isoform X1 → MGKHNAGRFVAILLSIVIYGVSLVVNALSVMGVGPFSTTTGNVSDVFVTEVTPSGWTFSIWSVIYVWLTFVIIYFLANLCRKNAYGYVYCSPPVFPYGFFICWCLNLCFNIAWLLVWDRAWMIAALVFLILVAGTNYGMISFACHGLHVYGAWLKEYHKVDLLLIRILVQNGVMIYTVWTTIATLINLAIVLTYTANVSPTNAATVCYCILTFMLLAWFFLQNVFLDKHMRYVLIDYPVVIWALAGNLDKNYIAESPSRSGIFIVVLLAAAVLLYIIRLVLVIWRHCKQPLYNGISLESMEPMEINQQQKRALR, encoded by the exons ATGGGGAAACACAATGCTGGGCGCTTTGTTGCCATATTGTTGTCTATCGTGATCTATGGTGTCAGTTTGGTGGTCAACGCTCTTTCTGTTATGGGAGTAG GCCCCTTCAGTACCACCACAGGCAACGTGTCTGATGTTTTTGTGACGGAGGTCACCCCGTCGGGATGGACCTTCAGTATCTGGAGCGTTATCTACGTGTGGTTGACATTCGTGATTATCTACTTCCTGGCTAACCTTTGCAGAAA GAATGCTTATGGCTATGTTTACTGCAGTCCCCCAGTCTTTCCCTACGGATTCTTTATTTGCTGGTGTCTCAATCTGTGCTTCAATATCGCCTGGCTGCTTGTTTGGGACCGAGC GTGGATGATTGCCGCGCTTGTATTCCTAATTCTGGTTGCTGGCACAAACTATGGCATGATATCTTTTGCCTGTCATGGTCTTCACGTTTATGGAGCCTGGCTCAAGGAATACCACAAAGTGGACCTGTTGCTCATTCGCATACTG GTTCAAAATGGTGTGATGATCTACACAGTATGGACAACCATTGCCACGCTCATCAACTTGGCCATTGTGCTGACCTATACAGCAAATGTGTCTCCCACAAATGCTGCCACAGTGTGCTATTGTATTTTGACTTTCATGCTACTTGCTTG GTTTTTCCTGCAGAATGTATTCCTTGACAAGCACATGCGCTACGTCCTCATTGACTACCCAGTTGTTATCTGGGCGCTGGCAGGAAATCTTGATAAAAACTACATTGCTGAATCCCCAAGCCGTAGTGGCATCTTCATTG TTGTGCTGCTAGCAGCAGCGGTGTTGCTATACATCATCCGCCTTGTCCTGGTGATTTGGCGCCACTGCAAGCAGCCACTATACAATGGCATCAGCCTTGAATCCATGGAGCCAATGGAGATTAACCAGCAGCAAAAAAGGGCATTGAGATGA
- the LOC125990988 gene encoding general transcription factor II-I repeat domain-containing protein 2-like, whose amino-acid sequence MAKRLGKRKIDSECRVFNLQWTNDYFFVQCKEKAVCLICQETVAVFKEYNLRRHYESRHKDKYDSLQGQIRADKLSKLKSGLLSQQNTFVRQAQLNQASVRASFRVAQLIASSGKSFTDGEFVKKCMDAVAEEVCPEKRDVFNAVSLSASTITRRVEEIGSNVYAQLQQKTKEFDFFSLALDESTDVQDTAQLLIFIRGVSANFQICEELAALQSLKGTTTGEDIFDKMCQTMEELNLDWSKLASITTDGAPSMVGETRGLIGRMNRELEKRGLTAPLRVHCLIHQQALCCKVLTWDSVMKVVVSCINFIRAKGLKHRQFQEFLSELESAHGDVLYYTEVRWLSRGRVLRRFYELLPEINAFLHLKDKTVPELIDPEWKWHLAFLTDVTEILNSLNLQLQGEGKLICDMYSHIKAFEVKLALLLEQVKKRNFVHLPATQKLSTENPAVPFPAEKCVEALEMLKAEFGVRFSVLHVHAKEIRLFQNPFVADIDEAQPSYQFELAELQNCDVLKDTFKPNCLIDFYAALPNDTYPNIKKHAMKMSTVFGSTYICEKTFSRMKLLKTPMKSRLTDEHLHQCLRLAVTRMEPDIQLLTSQMQAHSSH is encoded by the coding sequence ATGGCGAAAAGGTTAGGTAAGAGAAAAATTGATTCAGAATGCAGGGTATTTAACCTGCAGTGGACAaacgattatttttttgttcaatgcaAAGAAAAGGCTGTTTGTCTCATCTGTCAAGAGACGGTGGCGGTATTCAAAGAATACAATCTTCGCCGACACTATGAATCCCGTCACAAAGACAAGTACGATAGCTTGCAAGGCCAAATACGAGCAGACAAACTCTCAAAGCTAAAAAGTGGACTACTATCTCAGCAGAATACATTTGTACGCCAAGCTCAGCTGAACCAGGCATCCGTTCGGGCCAGCTTTCGGGTTGCTCAACTGATAGCAAGCAGCGGTAAGTCTTTCACTGACGGAGAGTTTGTTAAGAAATGTATGGATGCTGTCGCGGAGGAGGTGTGTCCCGAGAAGAGAGATGTATTTAATGCCGTAAGTCTGTCGGCGAGTACAATCACCAGACGCGTTGAAGAAATCGGGAGTAATGTATATGCCCAGCTGCAGCAGAAGACAAaagaatttgactttttttcattaGCACTGGATGAGAGCACGGACGTGCAGGACACAGCACAACTGCTCATTTTTATTCGTGGAGTTAGCGCAAACTTTCAGATATGCGAGGAGCTGGCAGCCCTCCAAAGTCTCAAAGGGACTACAACGGGAGAGGATATTTTTGACAAAATGTGCCAAACCATGGAGGAGTTGAACCTGGACTGGTCAAAGCTGGCTAGCATCACGACTGACGGGGCTCCTAGCATGGTGGGCGAAACTCGCGGTCTAATAGGACGCATGAACCGGGAGTTGGAAAAAAGGGGTCTCACCGCCCCGCTACGAGTCCACTGCCTGATTCACCAGCAAGCACTGTGCTGCAAAGTGTTGACGTGGGATTCTGTAATGAAGGTTGTGGTGTCGTGCATAAACTTCATCAGAGCAAAGGGACTTAAACATAGGCAGTTCCAAGAATTCCTGTCTGAACTGGAGTCTGCGCACGGAGATGTGCTGTACTACACAGAGGTCCGATGGCTGAGCCGGGGCAGAGTTTTGAGGCGTTTTTACGAGCTGCTACCCGAAATTAACGCATTTCttcatttaaaagacaaaacggTCCCAGAGCTGATCGACCCAGAATGGAAATGGCACCTCGCATTTTTAACAGACGTGACAGAAATACTTAACAGCCTTAACTTGCAGCTACAAGGCGAGGGGAAACTCATTTGCGACATGTATTCACACATAAAAGCATTTGAGGTGAAATTAGCGCTGCTTTTGGAACAAGTGAAAAAGCGCAACTTTGTCCATCTCCCTGCTACCCAAAAGCTGTCGACAGAGAACCCAGCGGTCCCGTTCCCAGCTGAAAAGTGCGTGGAAGCACTGGAAATGCTGAAGGCGGAGTTCGGTGTGCGATTTAGTGTACTACATGTTCATGCAAAAGAAATCCGTCTTTTTCAGAACCCCTTTGTTGCCGACATTGATGAAGCCCAGCCTTCATATCAGTTTGAGTTGGCTGAGTTACAGAACTGTGATGTTCTGAAAGACACATTCAAGCCCAACTGTCTCATTGACTTCTATGCCGCCCTCCCAAACGACACGTACCCTAACATCAAAAAACACGCAATGAAAATGTCCACAGTTTTTGGCAGCACGTATATCTGCGAGAAAACCTTTTCACGCATGAAACTGCTGAAAACTCCGATGAAATCAAGATTGACAGATGAACATTTGCATCAGTGCTTGAGACTGGCTGTAACTAGAATGGAACCTGATATTCAACTTCTCACCAGCCAGATGCAGGCCCACAGTTCACACTGA
- the si:ch211-161h7.5 gene encoding uncharacterized protein si:ch211-161h7.5 isoform X2 gives MCADPQKRKVDKERRVFNKTWTAKYFFTEMKGPFSTTTGNVSDVFVTEVTPSGWTFSIWSVIYVWLTFVIIYFLANLCRKNAYGYVYCSPPVFPYGFFICWCLNLCFNIAWLLVWDRAWMIAALVFLILVAGTNYGMISFACHGLHVYGAWLKEYHKVDLLLIRILVQNGVMIYTVWTTIATLINLAIVLTYTANVSPTNAATVCYCILTFMLLAWFFLQNVFLDKHMRYVLIDYPVVIWALAGNLDKNYIAESPSRSGIFIVVLLAAAVLLYIIRLVLVIWRHCKQPLYNGISLESMEPMEINQQQKRALR, from the exons GCCCCTTCAGTACCACCACAGGCAACGTGTCTGATGTTTTTGTGACGGAGGTCACCCCGTCGGGATGGACCTTCAGTATCTGGAGCGTTATCTACGTGTGGTTGACATTCGTGATTATCTACTTCCTGGCTAACCTTTGCAGAAA GAATGCTTATGGCTATGTTTACTGCAGTCCCCCAGTCTTTCCCTACGGATTCTTTATTTGCTGGTGTCTCAATCTGTGCTTCAATATCGCCTGGCTGCTTGTTTGGGACCGAGC GTGGATGATTGCCGCGCTTGTATTCCTAATTCTGGTTGCTGGCACAAACTATGGCATGATATCTTTTGCCTGTCATGGTCTTCACGTTTATGGAGCCTGGCTCAAGGAATACCACAAAGTGGACCTGTTGCTCATTCGCATACTG GTTCAAAATGGTGTGATGATCTACACAGTATGGACAACCATTGCCACGCTCATCAACTTGGCCATTGTGCTGACCTATACAGCAAATGTGTCTCCCACAAATGCTGCCACAGTGTGCTATTGTATTTTGACTTTCATGCTACTTGCTTG GTTTTTCCTGCAGAATGTATTCCTTGACAAGCACATGCGCTACGTCCTCATTGACTACCCAGTTGTTATCTGGGCGCTGGCAGGAAATCTTGATAAAAACTACATTGCTGAATCCCCAAGCCGTAGTGGCATCTTCATTG TTGTGCTGCTAGCAGCAGCGGTGTTGCTATACATCATCCGCCTTGTCCTGGTGATTTGGCGCCACTGCAAGCAGCCACTATACAATGGCATCAGCCTTGAATCCATGGAGCCAATGGAGATTAACCAGCAGCAAAAAAGGGCATTGAGATGA